The Drosophila yakuba strain Tai18E2 chromosome X, Prin_Dyak_Tai18E2_2.1, whole genome shotgun sequence DNA segment CGCTTCATCCAGTACAATGGCAAGGATGGCGTGACCTTCGCCGATACCGTGGCCAGGGCCATTGCCCAGGGACGCGGAAAGTCGGTGGCCAGGAACAGCAGTGGCAGCCGGAGGCGTGGCCACTAGTCTGGATACTTAGCTCAATGCGATTTGTTTGTAAATCAGcctaatgatttttttttttttctatttatatgaatactatttatttatttatttattctacTTGTAACTAGACAAATtgaacacacacaaaagcacacacacacaacaaaaaagaaaaacgagaAAGCTCATCTAAATAGactgaaaaatgtttattgaaatgtttattaaaattgaaaaaaaaaaattaaatataattgagAAAAACGTACAAGTGTTTTAACTGTCGGCAATAAGGTGTTAATTCtttaattaacaaacaaacaaaatgtaaatgttaTATGCTCAAAGAGAGCAGCCAAATTTATGCTAATAGTTTGCGTGTGAAGAATCGGTAGCTGCCTTCTTCCAACCAGTATGACAGTATAACAGGCAACCAACCAAAGTAAAAGTCCGAAATGAAAAGCATCAAAATCAGCGGCATTTCGTCAATATGCAAATGCGTTGGCCTTAATTGGGCAATCGGAAGACGAGAAGAACGCGGCTCGGAGAATGGAGAACGGAGAACGAAGAATGGTGAACGAAGAATGGAGAACGAAGAATTGAGAACGCGAAAAACCGTTAGCCGGAGGCTGCGGCTCACCGATCGATTTGCGAACGCATTAAATCCGCACCAACTGCCCAATCGATCGCACCACAAGATTCGCGATACTATTCCTAGAATATTCCAATAATATGCAACGCCTACCCtggaagtgggcgtggctgccgCTAATGCTACTAATTACTGCGAAATGGGAGCAGGTGGGCGGCCGCAGCTATACGGACTTAGCACGCACCGATAGTCAGCTAACGAGGTTACCATTCTTTGGCGGCGGTGTGGGTCACCTGCTGCGATATCTGCACCCCTTGTCGTTGAGTTCGCCATCCGAACGCGGCAGAATCTCGGAGCTGCGCAGCGACCTGGATGCCAACTATGTGAGCTACCGCGGTGCGCAGCTGTGGAAGCTGAACTTCAACGCCACCCGGGGCGCATCCATGGCGGAgcgggaggaggaggacgacgaggtGGCTGAGGAGCGACAGGTGCTGGCTTCGCCGGATGCCCAATTCAACGAGGTGGTCGCTTTATTCGGTGAGTTTAAAACTAATGCCCGCAGGCGCTTTCAAGATGTCTGTCATGCCACAACAATAGAAGAGAAATTGTCAAGCCTAGCCCCGCACACTCGCGGCCGCGAAACTAGAGCTACTAGCACTTACACTTGCGTATGCAGTGTTTTGGCCATAACAATGCGAAAAATGGTTATAAAATCAATTGCCATACCTTTTTGAGCTCGCAATTTGACCTCCAACCGATTGGCATtcaaatcttaaaaaaaataatttttgccattttttgcatattttgatGATGTcaccccttacaaaaaatgcgaaaatttggccaacaaattttttaacagagtcggtcaaaaagtgatttggttggttagtattggtaattaggagtacaaatATGTAATTCTTTTCACTTTCGGACTATTTTTAGtcaagttatacagaaaataccaatcgtaaatattgaaattttggcgcAAAtcgatttttcttttttttgcgaatgttattatcagtattttgatcaaaACATTCACAATAATAATCCAAACATGGATTGTTATACttcgttgagctcgtaattaaattcctAATCGAATTGCATTCCAACTTTGACATGTGAAATTTGACCCATTTTTCGCCAATTTTGACGATGTTACCCttaccaaaaatgcaaaaaattgaaaaaaaattaatgtgtcaacatttttcaaaaagtgAATGGGATGGTTAGTATTGGTACTAACTGCACATAACAGCATTTCTTTTAGCAGTATGGCGATTTTTAGCAGAGTTATGACGAACAACCCATTTGTAATCGATCGCCAGCTGCTAGTGTCTTGACCGCGTCTGTCACGATGAGAGGCGCGTTCTGGGAGGGGTCAGGGCGGGTCGGGTCAGGTCAGGTCAGCTCGGCCACCTGAGCACGCATTCGCACGCATAAATTTGTGGTTTTCGCATAATTCAGAGAACCGCTAGCCCAGAACCCAAAAAAGACGAGAACCCAGTTAGATATTCAGTTCGAAGATGCCGCCACTGGAAGCGCTCACGTTTGTGGCCCTCATCGGATCGGTTCTTGGCCAgaagctgctgctgtggcGCAGCGTCTCCGTGCCGGAGATCTCCGGAATCTCCGGCCTGCCCCTCGCCCTGCTGACCCTCAATAGCAGCGAGCTGTACGAGTCCACGCTGGAGGGTTTGCAGTGGCTATCGCCGCTGGATCTGCGTCGCTTCGACTTCCTGTCGCCGGGCTCCTCGTTCCAGATAAACAGGCGCTACCGGAATGGCAGCCAGGTGCAGCGATACTACGGCTTCCAGCTGTGGAAGGTCCACGAAACGCGGCTGGAACAGCCGGAACTCAGAGCCTTTTGGAGGCACTTCGGTATAAACATATACTTCTATGAATATTATCATAACATGCCAGTCTTTAAGTctttaatatgcaaaaatatcTAAGTATCTAAGCTACCAACTAATGTGAATATGACATTAACCCAATTCCGAATTCAAAAAGGCATTACGACCTTTCCTAACGTTTTTCGACTTCTTTCAGGCAGCGAGGTGTGGAATATCAACCAGGATGGCATCGACATCCTCATCGAGCAACGCAACGTGGCCGATGCCCGCAAGTTCATGGACCAGGTGGGCTACAGCTACAATATAATGATCGACGACATTGAAACGGCCATCGATGAGACCTACGTGGAAGTGCCGGCTGTGGAACATCCATTGGATTCCGTGCGCAACAATTCGCTGCCATGGATGGAAGTACCGGGTTCAACGATGAACTGGCGGCGTTACCACGATCAGGCGGACATCAAGCAGTTCCTGCAGACGCTGCTCGAGACCTACGAGGAAAATGTGGAACTCATCCAGATTGGGGTCACGCGCAACAAGCGACCACTGGAGGTCATCAGGTGAGTTTGCCATCAGATCACTTGGAAAAGTATGAAGAGTATGACTTTTTCAGGGTCTCCAATGGGAATCCCGATAACTGGGCGGTGTTCGTGGATGCTGGCCTGCAGGCCAGGGATTGGTTGAGTCCTGCCGCCCTCACCTACGCCATATCCAAGCTGACCCATCTCTGGGGCAGGCCGAAGGGTGGGGGTCAGAGGCAGAGCAGGGCGGAGAGGGCGATGCGCCGCATCGATTGGTACTTCCTGCCACTGGCAAATCCCGATGGCTACCAGTACTCCCGCCACACGGATCGCCTGTGGACGAAGAACCGTGGCTACGACACTGCCAGTGGTTGCTATGGCGTTCATTTGGACCGAAACTTTGACTACGGTTGGGATGGCACCGGATCGACGAGCAATCCCTGCAAGAATCTCTATCGTG contains these protein-coding regions:
- the LOC6524102 gene encoding zinc carboxypeptidase A 1 isoform X2; the encoded protein is MQRLPWKWAWLPLMLLITAKWEQVGGRSYTDLARTDSQLTRLPFFGGGVGHLLRYLHPLSLSSPSERGRISELRSDLDANYVSYRGAQLWKLNFNATRGASMAEREEEDDEVAEERQVLASPDAQFNEVVALFALTFVALIGSVLGQKLLLWRSVSVPEISGISGLPLALLTLNSSELYESTLEGLQWLSPLDLRRFDFLSPGSSFQINRRYRNGSQVQRYYGFQLWKVHETRLEQPELRAFWRHFGSEVWNINQDGIDILIEQRNVADARKFMDQVGYSYNIMIDDIETAIDETYVEVPAVEHPLDSVRNNSLPWMEVPGSTMNWRRYHDQADIKQFLQTLLETYEENVELIQIGVTRNKRPLEVIRVSNGNPDNWAVFVDAGLQARDWLSPAALTYAISKLTHLWGRPKGGGQRQSRAERAMRRIDWYFLPLANPDGYQYSRHTDRLWTKNRGYDTASGCYGVHLDRNFDYGWDGTGSTSNPCKNLYRGAQSFSEPESRAVRSFLSGMREYLGAYVSLGGYGQAITYPWGDADYVTENQRDLKQTARRAVLALRRLNQAEYTSGTSYRQKLARPGNSADWVQDRIEPQLVFNMFLKDQGRYGYLLPPHYIVESGEEVFEFLRTIAQQLE
- the LOC6524102 gene encoding carboxypeptidase B isoform X1; translation: MQRLPWKWAWLPLMLLITAKWEQVGGRSYTDLARTDSQLTRLPFFGGGVGHLLRYLHPLSLSSPSERGRISELRSDLDANYVSYRGAQLWKLNFNATRGASMAEREEEDDEVAEERQVLASPDAQFNEVVALFGSEVWNINQDGIDILIEQRNVADARKFMDQVGYSYNIMIDDIETAIDETYVEVPAVEHPLDSVRNNSLPWMEVPGSTMNWRRYHDQADIKQFLQTLLETYEENVELIQIGVTRNKRPLEVIRVSNGNPDNWAVFVDAGLQARDWLSPAALTYAISKLTHLWGRPKGGGQRQSRAERAMRRIDWYFLPLANPDGYQYSRHTDRLWTKNRGYDTASGCYGVHLDRNFDYGWDGTGSTSNPCKNLYRGAQSFSEPESRAVRSFLSGMREYLGAYVSLGGYGQAITYPWGDADYVTENQRDLKQTARRAVLALRRLNQAEYTSGTSYRQKLARPGNSADWVQDRIEPQLVFNMFLKDQGRYGYLLPPHYIVESGEEVFEFLRTIAQQLE